The DNA sequence CGCTGGAACCTACCGCAAGAACGATCCGGTTTGGGTATGGGCACCCCGCACTGGCCAGTGGCGGCCGGGCGTCGTCGACACAAGTTCAGGACTCGCAGTTCTGGTGACCTTCGTTCTTGGTCCTGGCGGCGGGACTGCGGTTGATTCACTTCTCCCGCGACATGTCATGCCGCGCGACGTGGGGATCGACGGTGGCGTTACTGATCCGTCGCTACCGCGTCGTCCACACACCATCCGCCCCACATCTACCGGTACTCCAATCGTGGTGTGACCTACTGCCTCCAGCACCACTTCAGCATTAGAAAGGGTCACATCTTGGACAGACTCGCCCCAGCGGCTTCAGACGGCCTGGGCCACCCGGTGTGGTGTGATCCAGACCAGTGCACCGTCGCCGGTCCAGCCGAGTTTCACCCCACGTCGGCGCCACCGGCCCACTGGAGCCGCCAGTACATATGCAACCCGCCACCGAAGAAGCCCGGCACGGAGGTGACAGTCCAACTGGTGCGCTATCCGGAGGACCCGCAGCCGACCGACTTCATCAGGCTGGAGTTGGGTGATTTCGAAGGTCGACAGTCGTTCTATTTGCGAATCGACCAGAGTGAGGCGATCGTCGAATCACTGTCGAAAATTCTCGTACAGGCGCAGCGGGGCACCAGCTCTGCGACGAAAGGCGCACTATGACCACTGTCTTTTCCCCACCCCCTCCTGCGGCATCGAACGGCCATGCGCCCCTGCCGCCCATCGTCTGCGCGATCGATGACGGCTACGCCACGCCATTGCAGGCGTTGATGCGCTCGCTGGCCGCCGCACACCCCGACGGCGTCGGCGAGCTGCACCTGTTGGTCGTGCATCACCGGCTGAGCCAGGGCAGCCGAACGGCGTTGACCCGCGTCGCCGACGAGCTTGGCCTAACGATCCGGCTCGTCGCCGCCGATGGCATCACTGCGCGCGGACCTGTGTCCGGCTGGGTCAGCCCGGCGGTCTATCTCCGCCTGCAGCTCGCCGAGCTTCTCGATCTCGATGGTGTGATCCTCTACCTTGACGCCGACGTGCTCGCAGTCGCCGATCTGCGGCCGCTACTGCGCCGGCCACTACACGGAGCGGCGCTGGCGGCGGTGCGTGACCCGCGAAATCCGCTGGTTGGCGGCGGGATCGCCCTGCCCGGATGGAGGCGCCTGGGCGTACCCGCTGGGCGGGACTACTTCAACTCCGGCGTCATGCTGATGGACCTCGGGCAGTGCCGCAGGACGGGGCTGTTCGAGCGGGCGGCCCAGTTCCTGGCCGACTTCCCGGACGAGGTACGACTCTGGGATCAGGACGCACTCAACGTGGCGGCTGACGATCAGTGGCTGCGGCTGGACCGCCGGTGGAACACCTTCGTGCTTTCCCCCTTGGTCGACCAGCCCGGCTTCGTCCACACCGACACCGAGCCGGTGATGCCGCTTGCGCAACTGCTCGACGACGAGCACACCGCGGCCGTGCTCCACTTCGCGGGCAGCGACAAGCCGTGGCTTCCCGGCTACCCGGCCGGCCCGGCGCTGCAGCGCTACCGGTCTTTCCTGCTCGCCACTTCAGAAGCAAGCCGATGAGCGGCCGGAGTCTGTGGCGACGGCCGGAATTCTGGCTGGCGACCGCAGTGTTGACTCGGCACACCATCGGTGCCCTCAACCTACGGAGCACCCTCAAGTTCGCCACCGTAGCCAGGCCAGCTGACGGCGACGGCGTGCCCACGATTCCGATCCACGTCGTCATCCCAGTGTTGCGCGAGCAGCCCCACATCCGCCCGGCGCTGGAGTGGTTCGTTCCGCTGTTGGACCAGTTCTCCGGCTCGACGCTCACCATTGTCAGCACCGGCCGGGAGCAGCGCGAGCGAGAACACATGATCCGGTTGTTGACGGGCTGCCATGCGCAGTCGATCACCCCGGTCCGGTTTCCCCAGTTGTGTGACGCGGAGCTGCACGATCTGGTGGATGCCGCAGCCAAGGCCCAAAGCGGGGTG is a window from the Solwaraspora sp. WMMD792 genome containing:
- a CDS encoding glycosyltransferase family 8 protein, which translates into the protein MTTVFSPPPPAASNGHAPLPPIVCAIDDGYATPLQALMRSLAAAHPDGVGELHLLVVHHRLSQGSRTALTRVADELGLTIRLVAADGITARGPVSGWVSPAVYLRLQLAELLDLDGVILYLDADVLAVADLRPLLRRPLHGAALAAVRDPRNPLVGGGIALPGWRRLGVPAGRDYFNSGVMLMDLGQCRRTGLFERAAQFLADFPDEVRLWDQDALNVAADDQWLRLDRRWNTFVLSPLVDQPGFVHTDTEPVMPLAQLLDDEHTAAVLHFAGSDKPWLPGYPAGPALQRYRSFLLATSEASR